The genomic segment TCGCGAAATACGCGGAGAGATCCGCTCGGATGTCATGGCCAGGCTGCCGGTGAACGGCAAGGGCCAGTTATTCGAAATCAACCGGGATGCGAGCCGTAGGGCCGCACAGGAACACTATCGGGGCGAGCTTCAGGCGCGAGGCGGCCAGATCCTTTTTGAATGTTCCGGAGTGGCCTGTGGTCGAAGCAACGTCTGGGCAAACCAGATTTTTGAGCAACCCAGGCTCCTCGGCCGGGATCAGGACCAGGACTACTTCGTCGGTGCCGTGGCAGATGTTGATGGCAACCGATGGTTGACCCTGGTGTACACCGTCACCCGTGGCAATCAGCGTGAATATGTTTGGGTTGAACACCTCCAGGTAGCTGCCGGGGCGGACATTCCCGGCTTTCAGGCGTCTGCTGCACGACTGCTGGGCCCCATTATTGTGCCCTGGCAGGGCGGTGTTACCCATCGGTTTGATCTGTCGACTACGGATCGCCGGCGGCTGGGAGAGTGGGCGGCAGAGGAGGGCGCCGAGGTGGTGCTTGCCGCGTTTTCTTCGCTGGAAAATGATGAAACCCTGAATGATTCGATCGCAAGGGCGGAAAGGGCTGCGGGCGCCCTGGCCGACGTGCTGGCGAAATCCGGAGTTTCCCGGGAGCAGGTCCGCATCCTGACCATCGGGCCGGGGGTGCAGGTAGCGGACCCTAATCGCACGGGTGACCGCATCGAAATCCTGGTAATCAAGAGGTAAGGGAATGTCCGGGGACAACAAGCCAGACAACCAACATGTCGGCAGTGAGCAAGTGCCTGCAGAGGATGGTGTCAGCAAAGTATTGGCAAGTTCTGACGTATCGCCGGCCGAAGCTCCGGCCAATGCTGCACGCAAGCCCTCGCAAACCGGAAACGGCAAAACGGTCGCCTTGACCCTGGGTAGTGGCGGTGCCCGGGGTTATGCCCACATTGGCGCCATTGAGGTACTGCAGGAACGGGGTTACAACATTATCGCGATCTCCGGCTGTTCCATGGGCGCCCTTATCGGCGGTATGTACGCGGCTGGCAAGATGAAGGAATACAAGGACTGGGTGACCGGGCTGGGCCAGTTCGATGTCCTGAAACTGCTGGACGTTACCTTCACCTCGGTCGGCGCTATTCGGGGAGAGAAGGTCTTCTCGGTGGTCCGTGACATTCTGGGCGATACTCGGATCGAAGACTTGCCCATTGCGTTTACTGCGGTTGCCACCGATCTCCTTGCCCACAAGGAAATCTGGTTTCAGGAAGGGCCGCTGGATCGCGCCATCCGTGCATCCGTTGCCATCCCGAGTGTTGTGACGCCTCTGGTGCTGGACGGCAGGGTGTTGGTAGACGGTGCATTGCTGAATCCCCTGCCGATTATCCCGACGATCTCTGCCCACGCCGATTTGATCATGGCCGTCAACCTGAGTGGCGAGGATGAACAGCCAAGGCGAATTCCCGGTGCGGCATTTGCCGATGAAGACTCCGGCAGCGATATGGATGAATGGGTCGACGCCATCCGGGATAAAGCCTCCCGGTTGTTTGACTGGGATGCCATTAAATCCCTGACCTCCCGGAAACTCGATACCGGGGAATCTCCCGAAGAAAAGATCACCCGGGAGATGGCGAAAAAGCATAAAAAGAAGGATTTGAAAGCCCGGCATGAGGAGCCGGAGAAGGCCGCTCATCACCAGAAACGAGATGACCACGAGACCATTGACTGGGACAAGCTGGGCATTGGCAAATTTGATGTGATGAACCTGACCATCGAAACCATGCAGAGTGCCCTGGTTCAATACAAGATTGCCGGGTATCCGCCTGATCTCCTGGTTAATATCCCGAAGAATGCCAGCCGAAGTTACGATTATCACAAGGCACCGGAACTGATTCAGCTGGGCCGGGAGCGTATGGCTGCCGCACTGGACCGGTTTGAGCAAAGCCGCAGCAGTTCCGGTCCGTTGGCCCTTTAATCTGTATGCGGGCTGCAGGCCTGTGCTTAATAGGCGTATAATGCCGCGCTACATTAGCCTGACCAGGAAGACGTTTTTGTGACCAGTCCAGTTGACGATCTACACACCATCCGGGACTTTCTGCGCTATGCCGCGTCACGGTTTGCGGCATCGCCGTTGTAT from the Marinobacter sp. LQ44 genome contains:
- a CDS encoding patatin-like phospholipase family protein encodes the protein MSGDNKPDNQHVGSEQVPAEDGVSKVLASSDVSPAEAPANAARKPSQTGNGKTVALTLGSGGARGYAHIGAIEVLQERGYNIIAISGCSMGALIGGMYAAGKMKEYKDWVTGLGQFDVLKLLDVTFTSVGAIRGEKVFSVVRDILGDTRIEDLPIAFTAVATDLLAHKEIWFQEGPLDRAIRASVAIPSVVTPLVLDGRVLVDGALLNPLPIIPTISAHADLIMAVNLSGEDEQPRRIPGAAFADEDSGSDMDEWVDAIRDKASRLFDWDAIKSLTSRKLDTGESPEEKITREMAKKHKKKDLKARHEEPEKAAHHQKRDDHETIDWDKLGIGKFDVMNLTIETMQSALVQYKIAGYPPDLLVNIPKNASRSYDYHKAPELIQLGRERMAAALDRFEQSRSSSGPLAL
- a CDS encoding DUF4892 domain-containing protein; the protein is MNNRAVVMKLRSLLAAALLACGSVASASELGEPLDAFAQSSLQSALDIQSSGHLVLMSPVREIRGEIRSDVMARLPVNGKGQLFEINRDASRRAAQEHYRGELQARGGQILFECSGVACGRSNVWANQIFEQPRLLGRDQDQDYFVGAVADVDGNRWLTLVYTVTRGNQREYVWVEHLQVAAGADIPGFQASAARLLGPIIVPWQGGVTHRFDLSTTDRRRLGEWAAEEGAEVVLAAFSSLENDETLNDSIARAERAAGALADVLAKSGVSREQVRILTIGPGVQVADPNRTGDRIEILVIKR